A stretch of DNA from Perca flavescens isolate YP-PL-M2 chromosome 11, PFLA_1.0, whole genome shotgun sequence:
AGGAACATTTTTTATAGAACCTCACATTTTATCACTTCATCTAACCTTTCTCAAAAATGCGCTGCACCCAGTGCAAGCAGTAGTGCAAATATGTGCACTGTTTTATTAAACTCGTAGCCACTGTACATATCACATTACAGCTGCTTTTGTCATGTGTTAAACAGCAACCACATTGAAATAGATACTGCATGCATTCAGAGAAGCAACACTTGCTTACTCTCGCTATCACTAGCTATTTATCTTTCCttctctctaacacacataaGTGCTCTGTAGCACTCTTGTATCAACCACATTGTAAGGTCTGTGCTCACAGTCCCATTATGGGGACTCACCTCCTATTTGGGAACAAAAAGTGAGTACCCACAAAGTAAACCATCAGTAGTTAGTGTTCAATGTCCTGAGTAACAAAAACACATggctgtgtgtggatgtgttgaAGAAAAATAGCAACAAATGTGAAAATTTGACAAATGGCCAGTCAAACAGTGTGATATGGTCTGCGCATGTAAATGCCTACATGTATAACATTCACATAAGGAACATGTAAATGCATCAATAACATTGTATTTGTATAGGAGCTTTGATAGAGGTCAGTGGAATTGAATGACCTTTAAAGGTAGCTGATAGGTGAATAGTAAGGCAATACAAATCGGAAGGTATTGCTTGTgaagaaaaagggaaaatatatacatatatattgtaCTGTTTACTAAGGATCCCCATAAGTAAAATATGGGTGTGCCTTTAGTCTTCCTGGGGTTCTGAACATAGTAATACAATACAGACATACACTAACAGTACAGACAACTTaagatataaaaacaatatgcaAGCTAAATAGATACACATGAATGAAAGAAATTAAGGATGAAGTTGAAACAGACTAGCTGCCAAGTAAACatgaaaacagagagaaagaaacctAATATAAAGTGATACTAAAGCAAGCAGACTAAACAGATAAACGATTGAAAAAAttgaatacacacatacatatgtatacatacatacatacagacatacatacatacaaacataaatacgtataaatacatacatatatacaaacatacatacatacatacatgtacaaaGTATGTGCCTATCCTATTATCTGGCAAGATATTTCTTTGTAGACATTTTGAAAGATATTCTGTTATTGACGGTAGATAGAGCTACAAAGAGAGATGTAAAATTAAAATCTAAATTAAAACGATGAAGTAAATTgaagtgaaaaaataaaaacaataaaatagcaCAAGGTCATCAACATAATACGTGATCATGTTCCAAGAAACAAACTgcattttctcattttgtctgtatttatttacagtagTTAACACTATAAACAATACACTATTGGACTATATATCAAATCTGTGTTAAATTGTTAATATAAAGCTATAACAGTTTACTGTGCACTCTGAATCAATTAACTACTGGGGTTTTAGGATGAAAGACATATGATGTCAAAAAGAAGAGGTGGGATTTGAACACTGCATCCAACCTTTTGGTATTTCAAAAGATTTCAAGTATCACAGCTCAGTTTACTACCACAACCACCAGACTCAGGAGCATAAACAGTGAATTAACTTGGGAGCCCATCTCTTGTTGTAAGTACTATACTATGTTAATCTTCATCTATAGCTCAGTGGTCTCATGTTCCTTTGCTTATTATGCACAGTTGTTTTCTGATTGTAATGATTTATGATTTTCAtctttttctcaaaatgacaGGTGAGATGGCTGTTGAAAATATCACCCTGGACTCAGCCGAAAACTCTCCAAACCAGAGCAGCTGTGATGTGTTTATCTACCAAAGAGCTGCCGTAGTCCTCTTCCCAATTTTCTACTCTGTGGTTTTCATTATCAGTGCGAGTGGAAACAGCTTGGTACTCTTTGTGATCTGCCAGAGGAAACAGAAGTTTAACTCCACCTCAATCTATCTGGTCAACCTAGCACTATCTGATACCCTGTTCACACTGGCATTGCCTGGCAGAATTATTTACTACATCCGTCACTTTGACTGGCCCTTTGGTGACATTCTCTGCAGACTGACAACACTTCTCTTCTTCGCAAATACGTATGCAGGTAATATCAGTGCTTCTGTTGCTAATACGCTACCATATATTTGAGTGTGTTTTAACATGAGTCTACACATATGCAACCACATGTCCACATCAGGTTcagttaagtttatttttacattgtcaAAGTGTGAAAGATGTCAGCATTTACATAGGACGAGACAGTTTAAGCATATGAGTTTATTAAAATTGCACCCAACCTTATTAAGTATTACTTATAAGTATAAAAAGCTTGTTGACCAACTTTTTACCCAAAGTATCAGAATGGGACCAGGATGGTGAAAACACCTTCTACAAAGTCATGGAGTGATGACCCTAAATTAATTTGCCATTCTGGTCTGCATGCCTTAAGCCTAAACTGTACTGCATATCCATTATATTTCCACCAGGTATTGGCTTCATGACCTGTATCAGTCTGGATCGATACCTGGCCATGGTGCATCCACAAAGGCTGCAGTGGTTGCGGAGTGTGAGGGTGGTTCGCAGGGTCTCCTGCCTGGTCTGGGCTCTGGTATCCCTGGAGGTAGCTCCTCTGATGTTCCGCAGCATGCTGCGTGAGCACCAGGGAAAACAAACCTGTATGGAGTACTTTAACTTTGACGGCTCCCGCTTCACCCCTTATCTCCTGCTTCTGGCCTGTACCATCTCATTCTGCTGTCcgctcatcatcatcatgggcTGCTACGCCAAGATCAACCTGAAGCTGCGAACTGCAGCCAAGCAGAACTCCGTAACTGGTCGATCGAGGAGGAATCATAGGGCCAACACCATTattctcctcatcctcctcaccTTTATCATATGCTTTAGCCCTTACCACCTCAACGTTATGCAGTTTATGTCCAGAAAGATACACCACCAGGCAACCTGCGAGGAACTGAGAGCCTTTAAGGTGTCCTTACAGGTAGGAACTGTGTTTCTTTGATTTGAAACATGCCCTATCAATTGTTCCTATTCATAAGCCATCTTCTCCCCACAGATCACAGTTTCTCTAATGAACTTCAACTGCTGCTTGGACCCAGTCATCTACTTCTTTGCCATTAAGACCTACAAGAAGCGGGTGTTGAGCCTGTTTAAAGACTACATCTATACTTCCGGTGCCTCCTCCAAAATGACAGctgagaacagcagcagcaacacctGAGAGAAACCACAGCTGAGCTTGCAGGATACATACAACCAGTGTCGCAGAGAAGACCTAGTTCACTCTGTTGAACTCAAAAAGGCCTATTTTAGTCTCTCTGTTTGAATATGACTAACAAGTCTTTTACTTTTTGTGACAATTTTGCATGTATATATGCAGTAGAGGTCCattaaaaagcaaacaaaatctTTGCTTCTGTTTGAGAACACTCCATACGATTTATTGTTctatatgtattatatttttctttttgaataaTGGTGTAACCTTTCTTGTTAACATGCGTGTGATACAGTAGTGtaatacagtaatgtaaaaaataattttggtgAATCAGTGTTTAATTGTGTATATGTGCAGGGTGAAGGAAATGTCCTCACCTATAAGCTATGCTTTTTGTCAACTCTTTTTGAAAAACTGTTGTGGTTATTAATGCAGTAAAACGGCAACCTTCACTTCCTCTATGTAGAGAAACACATGCGGAAGTCGTAAATATTTTCTAGAACGTGTATAAGTGGGTTTAATTAGTTTATTGGACCTACTCATAAATAAATCTGTAATGTGTGCTCTCCTACtattaaaaacatttctcaTATGGTCCCCACAGTTTTAAGTATTATGCGAGAACTTTAGATATGCCAAAATGAGAACATGTTACAGATCTCTCTTTCTTACCCACATCTGAGTTTTGTGTGGGAGTGCGTAGAAAAATACCGTCACCACTTCCTCAACCACCTTTCCTGCTCCCCCTCACAGACCTCATTCCAGCCGGGTCGAACATCTTGTTCgacccggtgtgtgtgtgtgtgtgtgtgtgtgtgtgtgtgtgtgtgtgtgtgtgtgtgtgtgtgtgtgttgtgtgtgtgtgtgtgtgtgtgtgtgtgtgtgtgtgtgtgtgtgtgtgtctcttacaAATTTAAGCAGGTGCATGCTGTCTGTTTATAGTGCAGAGTGccatatttaaatttaaccttTAACATTTCCTGGATTTTTGGAAAAGCTGCCCTATGATTTTGCATAGAAAGTAATGTGCACAAACTGGGTCACAAAGAAATGTTATACTGGTTTAAATGACTACTGATGTGTTTGGATATTATTGTACAATTGATCTATTTGTCAAACACAGAATAAACAATCaagtaaataaattatataaataattgTTTAGGGGTCCCTTAAAGTCAGTTACTGAGTCCATAAGTGACAATAATATGCATTAGATGACCGACTTCTAACCACAAGGAGAAAGCAACCCCTCTCACAATGCATTAAgttatttgatccattgttagtGTAAAACTATTGAACAGAGTAACTTTAAAGCTATacttctgtctcccccatgaggaattctaagtaatgacaacaaaactgtcagcgcatccacatgatacaagccttctgtgatcgcgcaccacccccaacCCTCTTCTACGCAGttgcttgtaaccaaggagGCTTTGTAGCATTTGGCAATGACTTGGATGTAACGAACACTAAAGGTTTTAAGATTTGGCTTAATTGTATAGTGAGAATTGATCCAAAAGCGGTAAGATTAAAGTGCCATATTGATGATATGACTCTTCTACATATTCTTAGTCCTTAAAAAATTACCATTTTAATTGATTGATACATTCTGTAAATGCTTCTCAGTAAATTGCTAATCCAAAATAGACTCGCAAAATTCCATAAAAGGGAGCAATGGTGGATATATTCACAGTAAAAGTGTCATTAAGCTACACTTGCACTTGCACTGCAGCACCTGTATGTAGCGACGTTAGCTTGCTGTTTGGAAGACTACACAACTTTTGTTACAaagaaattaatgtaaaaaaacaaaacaataacccCACTTTGTGTCAGACTAATCAAACAATGTTTAATCACGCAAACACCCACAAACCGGTTTTGTTTCCTTTCAAAAGAAAAACCTTTAGTATAAATTGTTAAGGTTCTCACCAGAGACATTCTTGTTAATGAGCTGGATCTTAACCACCTTAACAATAATGGATATGtcacattgtatagtatgtacattattgtaaaaaagaaaaagaaaacacaaaaaaagatattttggAGAATCACCCAATGGCAAAATGTTTTCCAGCAGGAGGGATAGGTTTTTCCAATTAACCATTCTGTGCAGTTTAATAAAATTATTGTAGCATTGTTCACAACTACtactctgattggctggcaaTATTGCTGGTGTTATAGATAATCAAATCACAGAAAATACAGAGATGGttaatgtgatatatatatatatatatatatatatatatatatatatatacaaatattttatgtaattaatcacaGTGAAGTTACAGAAAAAGTAACAAGTCTCACCAGATCAGCTTTTTAACTGCAACTCCCACAGAACACAGGGAAAcacaattattttatatttgtcaCAAAACAA
This window harbors:
- the si:ch211-184m13.4 gene encoding G-protein coupled receptor 183 isoform X1, which codes for MTGEMAVENITLDSAENSPNQSSCDVFIYQRAAVVLFPIFYSVVFIISASGNSLVLFVICQRKQKFNSTSIYLVNLALSDTLFTLALPGRIIYYIRHFDWPFGDILCRLTTLLFFANTYAGIGFMTCISLDRYLAMVHPQRLQWLRSVRVVRRVSCLVWALVSLEVAPLMFRSMLREHQGKQTCMEYFNFDGSRFTPYLLLLACTISFCCPLIIIMGCYAKINLKLRTAAKQNSVTGRSRRNHRANTIILLILLTFIICFSPYHLNVMQFMSRKIHHQATCEELRAFKVSLQITVSLMNFNCCLDPVIYFFAIKTYKKRVLSLFKDYIYTSGASSKMTAENSSSNT
- the si:ch211-184m13.4 gene encoding G-protein coupled receptor 183 isoform X2, whose amino-acid sequence is MAVENITLDSAENSPNQSSCDVFIYQRAAVVLFPIFYSVVFIISASGNSLVLFVICQRKQKFNSTSIYLVNLALSDTLFTLALPGRIIYYIRHFDWPFGDILCRLTTLLFFANTYAGIGFMTCISLDRYLAMVHPQRLQWLRSVRVVRRVSCLVWALVSLEVAPLMFRSMLREHQGKQTCMEYFNFDGSRFTPYLLLLACTISFCCPLIIIMGCYAKINLKLRTAAKQNSVTGRSRRNHRANTIILLILLTFIICFSPYHLNVMQFMSRKIHHQATCEELRAFKVSLQITVSLMNFNCCLDPVIYFFAIKTYKKRVLSLFKDYIYTSGASSKMTAENSSSNT